From one Paenibacillus sp. FSL K6-1330 genomic stretch:
- a CDS encoding thermonuclease family protein has product MNKRILAAFLTALLLLSGCSQPLMSPATSNNETATTVKSEAKSNTSTTNSKQTTYPTDDLNLPRVAVELVKAVDGDTISVMFEGKKENVRMLLVDTPETSHPKLGVQPFGPEAKAFTKDLVEQADQLELEFDIGPNRDKYSRLLAYVYADGKMVQESLLEEGLARVAYIYPPNTRYVDKFDDLQRISRDKALGIWSVENYAQEDGFHPEEQDDANNKNNSSVNGTAATQAPKENSQKSKQGCDIKGNINSKGEKIYHTPESPYYERTKQEQWFCSEAEAVQAGFRAPK; this is encoded by the coding sequence ATGAACAAACGTATATTAGCCGCGTTTCTAACCGCCCTGCTGTTATTATCCGGCTGCAGCCAGCCGCTGATGTCCCCTGCGACATCAAACAATGAAACCGCAACAACCGTTAAATCCGAAGCCAAGTCAAACACCAGCACGACGAATTCCAAACAAACGACCTATCCAACCGATGATCTGAATCTTCCACGGGTAGCCGTGGAACTGGTTAAAGCCGTTGACGGAGACACCATCAGCGTAATGTTCGAAGGCAAAAAGGAGAACGTTCGGATGCTCCTGGTCGACACGCCTGAGACGAGTCATCCGAAGCTGGGCGTACAACCATTCGGGCCCGAGGCCAAGGCTTTTACGAAGGATCTGGTGGAACAAGCCGATCAACTTGAATTGGAATTTGATATCGGTCCGAACCGCGATAAATACTCCAGGCTTCTTGCGTATGTATATGCCGACGGAAAGATGGTCCAGGAATCGCTGCTTGAAGAAGGACTCGCCCGCGTGGCCTATATCTACCCGCCCAACACCCGCTATGTAGACAAATTTGATGACTTGCAGCGGATCAGCCGGGACAAGGCGCTTGGCATATGGAGCGTAGAGAACTATGCCCAGGAAGACGGCTTCCATCCGGAGGAGCAGGACGACGCCAACAACAAGAACAACAGCAGCGTAAATGGCACAGCAGCAACCCAAGCCCCGAAAGAGAACAGCCAAAAGTCAAAGCAAGGCTGCGACATCAAAGGCAACATCAACTCGAAGGGTGAAAAAATCTACCACACACCGGAATCTCCATACTATGAGCGCACGAAGCAGGAGCAGTGGTTCTGCAGCGAGGCAGAAGCCGTCCAGGCCGGTTTCCGGGCCCCGAAGTAA
- a CDS encoding PepSY domain-containing protein — protein sequence MGKKKPPASKPNESQPPNPSSAAWYKIVWRWHFYAGIIFAPFLIILAITGSVYLFKPQIEQALYRDYYTVTPQVERVTPSKLVGQVKELYPDATITKYRPGESDSRSTEISLTSGGESMTVFMDPYTGEKIGELKDKDRIMDKIEEFHGELMVGTVGDRIVELAACWAIVLIMTGVYLWFPKNKNKNKGKKKRSLAGILYPRLGKGKQILRRDLHAVPAFWIAAGMLFLIMTGLPWSGLWGSNFQTMATNTGAGYPPSIWSGSAPSSHVMQTKEVAEVPWAAENLEVPNSTISDFTPLPIEDVMYVARSEGIHPSYTISIPQQADGVYTLSAYPPKAQDEATMHIDQYSGAVLADYRYDHYGIVGKAVALGITLHKGTQLGIVNQIFSLLICIGIIFIAVSGLYLWWKRKPEHGLGAPKAPEVDAKKMRLFLLLLIALGILFPLVGLSLIIVWIIDYVIVRRVPAIKTFLNA from the coding sequence ATGGGGAAAAAGAAACCTCCAGCAAGCAAACCAAATGAAAGTCAACCGCCAAATCCAAGCTCTGCCGCATGGTACAAAATCGTATGGAGATGGCACTTCTATGCCGGCATCATCTTCGCTCCCTTTCTGATCATCCTGGCTATCACCGGCTCCGTTTACTTATTTAAGCCTCAGATTGAACAAGCGCTATATCGGGACTACTACACGGTAACCCCTCAGGTTGAACGGGTAACGCCCAGCAAGCTGGTCGGACAAGTTAAAGAGCTCTACCCTGACGCTACGATCACGAAATACCGCCCAGGCGAGTCGGACTCCCGCTCTACAGAGATTAGTTTGACCTCAGGGGGCGAATCCATGACCGTCTTCATGGACCCCTATACGGGAGAAAAGATTGGCGAGCTGAAAGACAAAGACCGCATCATGGACAAAATCGAGGAGTTCCACGGCGAGCTGATGGTCGGGACCGTGGGGGACCGGATCGTGGAGCTTGCCGCCTGCTGGGCGATCGTGCTGATCATGACCGGGGTGTATTTGTGGTTTCCGAAAAATAAAAATAAAAACAAAGGCAAAAAGAAAAGAAGCCTCGCGGGCATCCTGTACCCGCGTCTGGGCAAGGGCAAGCAGATTCTTCGTAGAGACCTGCACGCCGTTCCTGCATTCTGGATTGCCGCAGGCATGTTGTTTCTTATTATGACCGGGTTGCCCTGGTCAGGCCTGTGGGGCAGCAATTTTCAAACCATGGCGACTAATACCGGTGCCGGTTATCCGCCGTCCATCTGGTCGGGCAGTGCGCCATCCTCTCATGTCATGCAGACCAAGGAAGTGGCCGAAGTACCTTGGGCCGCCGAGAATCTGGAAGTTCCCAATTCGACCATCTCCGACTTTACCCCGCTTCCCATCGAAGATGTGATGTATGTGGCCCGAAGTGAGGGGATCCATCCAAGCTACACCATCAGCATCCCGCAGCAAGCGGACGGGGTGTACACATTGTCTGCCTATCCGCCCAAAGCACAAGACGAGGCTACCATGCATATCGACCAGTACAGCGGCGCGGTCTTGGCGGATTATCGCTATGATCATTACGGAATCGTCGGCAAAGCCGTTGCCCTTGGCATTACGCTGCATAAAGGAACGCAGCTGGGCATCGTCAACCAAATCTTCAGTTTGCTTATATGCATAGGAATCATTTTTATTGCGGTAAGCGGTTTGTACTTGTGGTGGAAGCGAAAACCGGAGCATGGACTGGGGGCACCAAAAGCGCCCGAGGTAGATGCCAAAAAAATGAGGCTGTTTCTTCTGCTGCTCATCGCTTTGGGGATCCTATTCCCGCTTGTGGGCTTGTCGCTCATCATCGTGTGGATCATCGATTATGTCATCGTTCGGAGGGTACCGGCGATCAAGACATTTCTGAATGCCTGA
- a CDS encoding FixH family protein produces MIMKSRFILSVLLSVLLLSACSASPDAANRYEKEIPLIAEVNIPDALSVHQPETIEIILTQDGKRVPGADFVHYELWSHDGSLRDPMTDAVEVGDGIYTVTKTFDKEGLYFFKLHSGNNGSIIIPQKPFAVGKLSEEELAYLQAGTPTFQEGTTEHHH; encoded by the coding sequence ATGATCATGAAAAGCCGTTTTATATTATCCGTTCTGCTATCGGTCCTGCTGCTGAGCGCTTGCTCGGCCAGTCCCGATGCAGCCAACCGGTATGAAAAAGAAATCCCGCTGATCGCCGAGGTGAACATTCCGGATGCATTATCCGTACATCAACCGGAGACCATCGAGATTATCCTTACCCAGGATGGCAAAAGAGTACCCGGTGCGGATTTTGTCCACTATGAGCTGTGGAGCCATGACGGCTCCCTGCGGGATCCCATGACGGATGCGGTAGAGGTCGGTGACGGCATATATACGGTAACCAAAACCTTCGATAAAGAGGGGCTGTATTTTTTCAAGCTGCACAGCGGCAACAACGGTTCCATCATCATTCCCCAGAAACCGTTCGCCGTCGGCAAACTGTCCGAGGAAGAGCTTGCCTATCTGCAAGCGGGTACCCCCACATTTCAAGAAGGTACGACAGAACATCATCATTAA
- a CDS encoding thiol-disulfide oxidoreductase DCC family protein, with protein sequence MKDRATENHEEYAIVLIDGVCHLCQGLTQFIIKRDPGGAFRFASLQSEIGQELLRQGGLSGDTTETMVLIEQGKYYTRSTAALRIARRLRFPWPLSYILILIPPFLRNLVYRWVAKNRYRWFGQSTECMVPTPEIRRRFLS encoded by the coding sequence ATGAAGGATCGTGCAACGGAAAATCATGAGGAATATGCCATTGTGCTGATTGATGGTGTGTGCCATTTGTGCCAGGGTCTGACGCAGTTCATTATCAAGAGAGATCCTGGGGGTGCCTTTCGCTTTGCTTCGCTACAATCCGAGATTGGGCAGGAGCTGTTGAGGCAGGGAGGGCTTAGTGGAGATACTACGGAAACGATGGTTCTGATTGAACAGGGGAAGTATTACACAAGGTCGACGGCCGCTCTTCGGATTGCACGACGTCTTCGTTTTCCTTGGCCGCTGTCGTACATTCTGATTCTGATTCCCCCTTTTTTACGGAACCTGGTGTACCGCTGGGTGGCGAAGAACCGTTACCGGTGGTTCGGACAATCCACTGAATGCATGGTTCCGACGCCGGAGATTCGGCGCCGGTTTTTGTCCTAA
- a CDS encoding zinc ribbon domain-containing protein: MRIEQMIEERFVCSKCGGNHCQTKEVSMSGAGLSKMFDIQHNHFLFVSCTNCGYVEVFNPDILEGKKRGQLGSILDVFFG, from the coding sequence ATGCGTATTGAACAAATGATAGAGGAACGGTTTGTATGCAGCAAATGTGGAGGAAATCACTGCCAGACGAAAGAGGTCTCGATGTCAGGGGCCGGGCTGAGTAAGATGTTTGATATTCAGCACAATCATTTCCTATTTGTTTCCTGCACGAACTGCGGATATGTGGAAGTGTTCAACCCGGATATATTAGAAGGTAAAAAGAGGGGGCAGCTTGGCTCGATCCTGGATGTGTTCTTCGGTTGA
- a CDS encoding Ohr family peroxiredoxin yields the protein MKPLYTADVKVIGGREGSVESTDGVLNHKLSMPKELGGPGGNGTNPEQLFAAGYGACYESALANIARKEGVELKDVVIHSQVMIGKDEGADGFKLAVKLKIEMPGIERSQAEDLAKKAHAFCPYSKATRGNIDVELSVS from the coding sequence ATGAAACCATTATACACAGCAGATGTAAAAGTCATTGGAGGGCGTGAAGGCTCTGTTGAATCTACGGATGGGGTTCTTAATCACAAATTAAGCATGCCGAAGGAGCTTGGAGGACCGGGCGGTAACGGAACCAATCCCGAGCAGCTGTTTGCGGCCGGCTATGGCGCCTGTTACGAAAGCGCTCTGGCTAATATCGCCCGTAAAGAGGGCGTCGAGCTCAAAGACGTTGTGATACACTCCCAGGTTATGATCGGAAAGGACGAAGGCGCTGACGGCTTTAAGCTTGCAGTGAAGCTAAAGATCGAAATGCCGGGTATCGAACGAAGCCAGGCGGAGGATCTCGCGAAGAAAGCGCACGCGTTTTGTCCGTATTCCAAAGCAACCCGAGGCAACATCGACGTGGAGTTAAGCGTAAGCTGA
- a CDS encoding helix-turn-helix transcriptional regulator: MQSIYQRIEHLIESRGMTKKAFCETLGISTGNFGDWKRGKTTPSTNKLIEIAAFFSVSLDWLIIGKGNPTRVREARGEYGVDSESSDLPLMSGLAENEKEFIREYIEFSAYRKEKRND, encoded by the coding sequence ATGCAGTCTATTTACCAACGAATCGAACATCTCATAGAAAGCCGAGGCATGACCAAGAAGGCGTTTTGTGAAACCCTCGGGATCAGCACAGGGAATTTTGGTGATTGGAAGAGGGGGAAAACAACGCCGAGCACGAATAAATTAATTGAGATAGCAGCATTCTTTTCCGTAAGCTTGGATTGGTTGATTATTGGCAAGGGCAACCCTACCCGAGTCAGGGAAGCGCGTGGGGAGTATGGAGTGGACTCGGAATCTTCCGATCTTCCCTTAATGTCCGGATTGGCAGAGAATGAGAAGGAGTTTATCCGTGAATATATTGAGTTTTCAGCCTACCGGAAGGAAAAGCGAAACGACTAG
- a CDS encoding PAS domain-containing protein — translation MPYDTMITSWNNAVHSLNKGLMILTPDGIIDKINDPLITMAERYGVSAEFGWEGASFFNIASQPLSLASFDHFFHELDVPSVRDVMLGKLSDYSFEYAVQWNGQEIWVLCEVLPLLINKNSRIHGAMILFTDITKFKRKELLLEQALAHSFPLPGHIPICAVCKYVHHGQEWEPVESYLESRLPIEFTHDICPGCIRRLYPKYSSILDDPELLD, via the coding sequence TTGCCCTACGATACCATGATCACATCCTGGAATAATGCGGTTCATTCCTTGAATAAAGGACTGATGATCCTTACCCCGGATGGCATCATAGACAAAATAAACGATCCACTTATTACCATGGCCGAAAGATATGGTGTTTCCGCTGAGTTTGGGTGGGAGGGGGCATCTTTTTTTAATATCGCTTCCCAGCCCTTGAGTTTGGCTTCATTTGATCATTTTTTCCATGAGTTGGATGTGCCCTCCGTAAGAGATGTTATGCTGGGTAAGCTGTCTGATTACTCCTTTGAATATGCGGTGCAATGGAACGGCCAAGAGATTTGGGTTTTATGTGAGGTACTGCCGCTGCTTATCAACAAGAACAGCCGTATTCACGGAGCTATGATATTATTTACGGATATTACGAAGTTCAAACGCAAGGAACTGCTGCTGGAACAAGCGCTGGCTCACAGCTTTCCCCTTCCCGGGCATATTCCGATCTGCGCCGTATGCAAATACGTTCACCACGGGCAAGAGTGGGAACCTGTGGAGAGCTATTTGGAGAGCCGCCTCCCTATTGAATTCACCCACGATATCTGTCCGGGTTGCATTCGCAGATTATACCCGAAGTACTCTTCCATCCTTGATGATCCGGAATTACTGGATTAA
- a CDS encoding alpha/beta hydrolase-fold protein, which yields MNRYQQLVVEDRELTLYLPPSYHESDRSYPVAYVQDQGDMFTDCLNYLNHLFAAGQLVEVILVGISSTNRNREYTPWPAEPLLEGNPPFGGEGRAYVDEVADVIKAYIDRQYRTLAAPEHTAIIGGSFGGLISMFAGYWRAETFGRIGMLSASLWYGGVMDYIRQQGELPAGLRVYMSVGQLEGAHKENAQKHMFSNNVEAHRFWIEQGVNPERIQLAVDPDGTHDPIFMARRFPDALRWLFVKEEDDQESEMARSQHEGKDHHEKHEKDEERDNRDDHNNNPEKDSLFCIPGTVTWSMQSDVTGREYRIFIAEPMGPPPEGGYPVLYSLDANATFGSLAEAIRVQSRTPRGIPSALIVGIGFDSDSPIVSSERFYNFTEYAEDHELPVRPNGLDWPKTGGVEAFLTFIEFQLKPAVERQYAVNRSKQALFGHSLGGFFTLYTLFTRPEAFSRYIAACPSVWWKNYVLYKRWEEGKIRLQQSGQRKELRLYVGAEEKPSMVQDARELYAFLKGHNEVLETTFHEIEGEGHVSVLPALISPLLRFVNA from the coding sequence ATGAATCGTTATCAACAGCTGGTGGTTGAGGACAGGGAACTCACACTGTATTTACCTCCTTCTTATCATGAGTCGGACCGTTCCTATCCTGTTGCCTATGTACAGGATCAAGGAGATATGTTTACGGACTGCCTCAACTATCTGAATCATCTGTTTGCAGCAGGCCAACTGGTCGAGGTCATCCTGGTCGGCATATCGTCTACGAACCGGAATCGTGAGTATACGCCTTGGCCGGCTGAGCCGCTGCTGGAGGGCAATCCGCCTTTCGGCGGGGAGGGCAGAGCTTATGTCGATGAGGTTGCGGATGTCATCAAGGCATACATAGACAGACAGTATCGTACGCTCGCAGCACCCGAGCATACCGCAATCATTGGCGGTTCATTTGGCGGTTTGATCTCGATGTTCGCGGGATATTGGCGTGCCGAGACCTTTGGACGGATCGGGATGCTGTCGGCTTCGTTATGGTATGGGGGGGTTATGGATTACATCAGACAGCAGGGAGAATTGCCTGCCGGACTGAGGGTGTATATGTCTGTTGGACAGTTGGAAGGTGCGCACAAGGAAAATGCGCAGAAACATATGTTTTCGAATAACGTCGAGGCCCATCGGTTCTGGATCGAACAAGGGGTGAACCCCGAGCGGATCCAACTGGCGGTAGATCCTGATGGAACCCATGATCCCATTTTTATGGCTAGAAGATTTCCGGATGCGCTGCGGTGGTTGTTCGTCAAGGAAGAAGATGACCAAGAATCCGAGATGGCGCGTTCTCAGCATGAAGGTAAGGATCATCACGAAAAACACGAAAAGGATGAAGAGCGCGATAACCGCGATGACCATAACAATAACCCCGAAAAGGATTCTTTGTTTTGCATACCGGGAACGGTGACATGGTCCATGCAATCCGACGTCACAGGCCGTGAATACCGTATTTTTATTGCCGAACCGATGGGACCGCCACCCGAAGGAGGTTATCCTGTGTTATATTCGCTGGATGCCAATGCGACCTTTGGATCGCTTGCGGAGGCAATCCGAGTGCAATCCCGGACGCCCCGTGGCATTCCCTCGGCGCTTATTGTTGGGATCGGCTTTGACAGCGACAGTCCCATTGTGAGCAGCGAGCGTTTTTATAACTTTACTGAATATGCTGAAGACCATGAACTGCCGGTCCGTCCTAACGGATTGGATTGGCCGAAAACAGGCGGCGTTGAAGCATTCCTTACGTTTATCGAGTTTCAGCTGAAGCCGGCCGTAGAGCGGCAATACGCGGTGAACCGTTCGAAGCAGGCGTTGTTCGGGCACTCGCTCGGTGGTTTTTTCACCTTGTATACCTTATTCACCAGACCGGAAGCCTTTTCGCGGTATATTGCGGCCTGTCCCTCGGTGTGGTGGAAGAACTACGTATTGTACAAGCGATGGGAAGAGGGGAAAATCCGTTTACAGCAGAGTGGACAGCGCAAAGAGTTGCGTCTGTACGTGGGAGCCGAGGAGAAGCCGTCCATGGTGCAAGACGCCAGGGAACTCTATGCATTCCTCAAAGGGCATAATGAGGTGCTGGAGACTACGTTTCATGAAATTGAGGGAGAAGGCCACGTCTCGGTGCTGCCAGCTCTGATAAGCCCTCTGCTTCGTTTTGTAAACGCGTAA
- a CDS encoding iron ABC transporter permease: MRNTYYRFPIVLTGGILVVLTAVYFSLTNGTFDMSIKEVFQTLLRMSPNSDFDLVVFEFRLPRIVLGALVGFALGMAGAVIQGVTRNGLADPGILGINAGAGMAVVLFMFLLQGQITMTGWLGVMMMPMFGIAGGLAATTAIFMFARENGKLDPQRLILVGIAIASGFGAITMFLSLKMNPSDYEMAVAWLAGSLHSANWKFVVTMLPWLIMLPPIIWLRSQVLDLFQLSEESVKSVGVSVEREKKVLLLCSIGLVSASVAVSGSIGFVGLIAPHLARQLVGLRHRHIIPISGIAGMAIVVIGDFIGRTIFAPAELAAGIVVSVIGVPYFVYLLIRMRK; encoded by the coding sequence GTGCGTAACACCTACTATCGATTCCCGATTGTTCTGACTGGAGGAATCTTGGTTGTATTGACTGCCGTATATTTCAGTCTGACCAACGGGACGTTTGATATGTCCATCAAGGAAGTATTTCAGACACTGCTTCGGATGAGTCCCAATTCCGATTTTGATCTCGTCGTGTTTGAATTCAGGTTGCCGCGTATTGTGCTTGGCGCTCTCGTCGGGTTTGCGCTGGGTATGGCCGGTGCCGTTATCCAGGGGGTTACCCGCAACGGACTCGCGGATCCGGGCATACTCGGCATCAATGCAGGTGCAGGCATGGCGGTTGTGTTGTTTATGTTCCTGCTGCAAGGGCAGATCACGATGACCGGCTGGCTCGGGGTTATGATGATGCCGATGTTCGGTATCGCTGGCGGTTTGGCGGCGACTACGGCCATATTTATGTTCGCGAGAGAAAACGGAAAGCTGGATCCGCAGCGGCTCATTCTTGTGGGGATTGCGATTGCCTCGGGCTTCGGTGCTATTACGATGTTCCTCTCGCTGAAAATGAATCCATCGGACTATGAGATGGCCGTAGCTTGGCTGGCCGGCAGCCTTCACAGCGCCAACTGGAAGTTCGTGGTCACGATGCTTCCTTGGCTCATTATGCTGCCGCCTATCATTTGGCTCCGCTCTCAAGTGCTCGACTTATTCCAGCTGAGCGAGGAAAGCGTGAAGAGTGTCGGGGTATCCGTCGAGCGTGAGAAAAAGGTATTGCTTCTATGCAGCATCGGTTTGGTCAGTGCGAGCGTTGCCGTATCCGGCAGCATTGGGTTTGTCGGTCTAATCGCTCCGCATCTGGCGAGGCAGCTGGTTGGGCTGCGGCACAGGCATATCATCCCGATCAGCGGTATAGCAGGTATGGCGATTGTGGTCATAGGCGATTTCATCGGCAGAACGATATTCGCTCCGGCCGAGCTGGCTGCAGGCATTGTGGTGTCCGTCATCGGGGTTCCGTATTTTGTCTATCTATTAATTCGCATGAGAAAATAA
- a CDS encoding iron ABC transporter permease — protein MRFKKSLPAVILVMAPAVCLLLIAASILYGAKNITMDTVWDSIFAFDSENIDHQIIVSSRLPRVVGAMLIGAFLAVSGALMQGMTRNYLASPSIMGVSDGSVFAVTLFMVFIPNASSNMYIVSSLIGSAIGAAVVFGLAWLIPGGLSPVRLAILGTVIGTFLSGTAEALAAYFQISQNISFWYNARLHAMDPELIKLSIPFAIVGLCLAVVLSKSITLLSLGDETAKGLGVNTWLIKALAMLAVVILTGVSVALAGKVAFVGLIIPHIARFLSGSDYRWIVPVSGVLGGMFLALCDILARFVNDPFETPVGVITSLIGVPFFLYLIKTRGGAQRA, from the coding sequence ATGAGGTTCAAAAAATCACTGCCGGCTGTCATCCTTGTGATGGCCCCGGCAGTCTGTTTATTGCTCATAGCGGCCTCCATCCTGTATGGAGCCAAGAATATTACGATGGATACCGTTTGGGATTCCATCTTTGCTTTTGATTCGGAGAACATCGATCATCAGATCATTGTGAGTTCTCGATTGCCGAGAGTCGTCGGCGCAATGCTCATCGGCGCTTTTCTCGCGGTATCAGGTGCGTTAATGCAAGGAATGACAAGGAACTATTTGGCGTCCCCATCCATCATGGGGGTATCCGACGGTTCGGTGTTCGCGGTGACACTGTTCATGGTATTTATCCCGAACGCCAGCTCCAATATGTACATTGTCAGTTCGTTGATTGGCTCCGCCATCGGAGCAGCCGTCGTGTTCGGCTTGGCATGGCTTATTCCTGGCGGACTCAGTCCGGTTCGACTGGCTATACTCGGAACCGTAATCGGGACGTTTCTTAGCGGTACCGCAGAGGCATTGGCGGCCTATTTTCAAATATCGCAAAATATCAGCTTCTGGTACAATGCCCGATTGCACGCAATGGACCCGGAACTGATCAAACTGAGCATTCCGTTTGCTATCGTTGGTTTATGCCTTGCCGTCGTTTTGTCCAAATCGATCACGCTGCTGTCGCTCGGGGACGAGACGGCCAAGGGACTCGGTGTGAATACATGGCTGATCAAAGCACTTGCGATGCTGGCTGTTGTCATTCTGACCGGCGTATCTGTGGCGCTGGCGGGTAAGGTTGCCTTTGTAGGCTTGATTATTCCTCATATTGCCCGTTTCCTGTCCGGCTCGGATTATCGATGGATCGTACCGGTGTCGGGCGTGCTTGGCGGCATGTTTCTGGCATTATGCGATATTCTCGCACGGTTTGTGAATGATCCGTTTGAGACGCCGGTGGGTGTTATTACTTCGTTGATCGGCGTTCCTTTCTTCCTCTATTTGATCAAGACGAGGGGAGGGGCTCAGCGTGCGTAA
- a CDS encoding ABC transporter substrate-binding protein, whose protein sequence is MKRMKWVLGLLLAFALVLSACGGGNEAKDTDGASTNNAAESTNTAGEDNAAKEEATPTSSDTKVVKYLDQEYTLPAKTERIVITGAVEAMEDAIVLEVNPVGAITFSGKFPPMFESITKDAQSVGEKMEPNFETILSLKPDVILASSKAKPEVIEQLNKIAPTIPYSHISTNWESNLKLLGELSGKQEQAEQEIAKYKEDLEKVKATIGDSLKDKKVLALRIRAGEMYIYPAGVFFNPVLYEDLGIEVPAEVAAAKAQELISKEKIAEMNPDYVFVQFSPDENKDTPNALEELQNDPIMKNLNAFKNGTAFVNVVDPLAQGGTAYSKIEFLKAAVESLTK, encoded by the coding sequence ATGAAACGAATGAAATGGGTTTTGGGGTTATTGCTGGCATTTGCGTTGGTACTGTCCGCTTGCGGTGGAGGTAACGAGGCTAAAGATACAGACGGAGCAAGTACGAATAATGCAGCAGAAAGCACGAATACAGCCGGGGAGGATAACGCAGCAAAGGAAGAAGCGACCCCCACATCGTCCGATACTAAAGTTGTAAAATACCTCGATCAGGAATATACGCTTCCGGCCAAAACGGAGCGCATCGTCATTACGGGTGCCGTTGAAGCAATGGAGGATGCCATTGTGTTGGAAGTGAACCCGGTTGGAGCGATCACCTTCTCGGGTAAATTCCCGCCGATGTTTGAGTCGATCACGAAGGACGCCCAGTCGGTTGGTGAGAAAATGGAGCCGAATTTCGAAACGATCCTGTCTTTGAAGCCGGATGTGATTTTGGCATCGTCCAAAGCCAAGCCTGAAGTCATTGAACAGTTGAACAAAATTGCTCCCACGATTCCGTACTCCCATATCTCGACCAACTGGGAAAGCAACCTGAAATTGCTCGGCGAGTTAAGCGGTAAACAGGAACAAGCGGAACAGGAAATCGCGAAATATAAAGAGGACTTGGAAAAAGTCAAAGCGACGATTGGAGATAGCCTGAAGGACAAGAAAGTTCTGGCGCTTCGGATTCGTGCAGGTGAGATGTACATCTATCCGGCAGGGGTGTTCTTTAACCCGGTATTGTACGAGGATTTGGGGATTGAAGTACCGGCTGAAGTAGCCGCAGCCAAAGCACAGGAACTGATCTCGAAAGAGAAGATTGCAGAGATGAATCCGGATTACGTATTTGTCCAATTCTCCCCAGATGAGAATAAAGATACGCCGAATGCTTTGGAAGAACTGCAGAATGATCCAATCATGAAGAACTTGAATGCATTCAAGAACGGCACCGCTTTTGTCAACGTGGTGGATCCACTCGCTCAAGGCGGAACTGCGTACAGCAAAATCGAGTTTCTGAAAGCTGCGGTCGAAAGCCTGACAAAGTAA